In the Rhizophagus irregularis chromosome 10, complete sequence genome, one interval contains:
- a CDS encoding ADP/ATP carrier protein aac3, whose product MSGEKKTTKSSSSFLADFLMGGVSAAVSKTAAAPIERVKLLIQNQDEMLKSGRLATPYKGIGECFTRTIKEEGFISLWRGNTANVIRYFPTQALNFAFKDKFKRMFNYKKDKDGYAKVFLGNIASGGAAGAVSLTFVYSLDYARTRLANDAKNAKKGGERQFNGLIDVYRKTLKSDGLIGLYRGFNISCVGIIIYRGLYFGMFDSLKPIVLTGGLKDSLLASFLLGWSVTIGAGLASYPIDTIRRRMMMTSGEAVKYKSSLHAFKEIIAKEGPKSLFKGAGANILRAIAGAGVLAGYDKLQVIFLGKAYSGGSG is encoded by the exons ATGTCGGGCGAAAAGAAAACTACCAAATCTTCCTCTTCCTTCCTCGCTGACTTTTTGATGGGTGGCGTTTCTGCTGCTGTCTCAAAGACGGCTGCTGCCCCAATTGAACGTGTCAAGCTTCTTATCCAGAATCAAGATGAGATGCTCAAGTCCGGTCGTCTTGCTACACCCTACAAAGGCATTGGTGAATGTTTCACCCGAACAATAAAAGAAGAAGGCTTTATCTCCCTTTGGCGTGGTAACACTGCCAATGTTATTCGATATTTCCCTACTCAAGCCTTGAATTTTGCGTTTAAGGACAAGTTTAAGCGaatgtttaattataaaaaagataaagatggCTATGCTAAAGTTTTTCTCGGTAACATCGCATCTGGTGGTGCTGCTGGTGCTGTTTCTTTGACTTTTGTATACTCGCTTGATTATGCTAGAACTCGTCTTGCTAACGATGCTAAGAATGCTAAAAAGGGAGGTGAACGTCAATTTAATGGTCTTATCGATGTCTATCGCAAGACACTTAAGTCAGATGGTCTCATCGGTCTTTACAGAG GTTTCAACATTTCATGCGTCG gcattataatttatagagGTCTTTATTTCGGTATGTTCGATTCTTTGAAGCCAATAGTTCTTACTGGTGGACTTAAAGACAGTCTCCTTGCATC ATTCTTGCTTGGTTGGAGTGTGACCATTGGAGCAGGTCTTGCAAGTTATCCCATAGATACTATACGCCGTCGTATGATGATGACTTCTGGCGAAgctgtaaaatataaatcctCGCTTCATGCCTTTAAAGAAATCATAGCTAAAGAAGGACCAAAATCTTTGTTCAAGGGTGCTGGTGCTAATATTCTCCGTGCCATTGCTGGTGCTGGTGTGTTGGCTGG CTATGATAAACTTCAAGTAATATTCCTTGGTAAGGCCTATTCTGGTGGTTCTGGATAA